TGGCACACAAGCCGGTGATCAGCTATCTGGATTTGCTGGATCTCTCCAGTCGGGTGGCGACATCTGAGGAGAACCGGGCGCTATTTGACGAAGGGCTGAAAGCTGCTCCCGACAGTTTCGTGCTTCGACGCAAGTATATGCGTGTACTGGAAACCCGTTGGGGCGGGAGCCTGGACGACATGACCCGCTTTCTTGGCGAGTGCAAAGGTACAGGATTAACGCCGAGTCAGATGAACATCCTGCAGGCCATGGTTTACCAGGAAAGCGGCTGGCTGGCAGTACAGGGCAAACAGCCTCAAGCCGCTTTGCCGCTACTCAGCAAGGCGGCCGATTTGTTCGCGGGTCAGGAGCGGTTACTTGAACCGGGGGCTGCTGCAGAGGTACTGGGGCAGATTGCATATATCAATTTGCAAGACAAAAGAAATGAAGAGGCCCTTCTCTGGTTTAACCGGGCTATCGGCCAGATTGGGGACTGTTTTTACTGCAGTTATCTTTACGCGAATCGAGGATTGATTCATGAGCGGTTGCAGCAGTTTGACGAGGCGTTGCTTGACTATATGACGGCAGCTGACCTGGGAAATACCTATGCATTAAACAGGCTTGGCCACATTTATACGTACGGCGAGCATGTGCCACAAGACAAAGCAAAGGGCACCGATTATTACAGCAGGGCCGTGGCCATTGAAATGGCGTCTGCACCTGCAAAAGCCCAACCGCCGGGTAAACAGTGACCAGATCTGCCAGGCCCGGGGTGCAGATTCACCTCATCCGGAAGTCGATTTGTCGCGCGCAAATGCGGGTTTCAGGTCAAAAAAACGGCTTGCCAGATGGCAAGCCGTTTTGGGGTTGCAACGCGTATTCAGCGAGGCATCACTTGCTGGCCGTTGCCACCGCCGGCGCTTGCCAGCCGCCGCCCAGGGCTTTGTACACTGCGACGAGTTCGACGTAGGAGTCAGACTCGGCCAGGGCCATGGCGTCTTCGGCGGCCAGTTGGGTGCGTTCGGCGTCCAGCAGCGTCAGGAAGTCGGTGGCGCCTTCCTTGTAGCGTACGCGGGCGATGTCGGCGGCGCGTTTGCTTTGCTGGGCAGACTCCACCAGGCGCGACAGACGTTGTTGCGTGCGGTTGTAAGTCACCAGCGCGCCTTCGGTTTCTTCCACGGCTTGCAGCACGGTCTGGTTGTAGCGTGCCAGGCTGGCGTCCACATTGGCTTCGTTAGCGCGGATGCGCGCATTCACCGCACCCATGCGGAACGCCGGCCAGTCTACCGATGGCGTAATGCTCCACGCTTGTGAGCTGGCCTGGCCCAGTTCGCCACCGCGGCTGGCGATAAAGCCGAGGAAGCCGCCGACGCTGATGCGCGGGAAGCGTTCGGCCATGGCGGCACCGACATCGGCGTTGGCGGCGGCCAGGTCGCGCTCGGCGGAGGCGATATCCGGCCGGCGTTTCACCAGTTCGGTCGCGTCACCGATCGGGATCGGCCGGGAGATCGGCGCCAGGTTCGCCGGTTGCAGTTGCGCTTCCTGGGTTCCGGGCATGACGCCGGTCAGCACATCCAGCCGGTATTGCGTGACCTTGACCAGTGTTTCCAGCGGCGGCAGCGTGGCTTGCACGTTGGCCAGGTTGGCCTTGGCGCGCGCCACGTCCAGCTCGGTGCCCTGGCCGTTGGTGACGCGGGCCTGGGTGATATCCAGCGTGGATTCCAGATTCTTCAGGTTGCGCAATGCCACGGCGTAACGCTGCTGGGCGCCCCGCATCAAGTAGTAGTTGCGGCCGATTTCTGCCACCACGCTGATGCGCGCGCTTTCCAGATCGTAACCGGCGGCATCGGCGCGGGCGCCGGCGCCTTTGGCCAGATTGGCCACGCGGCCCCACAGGTCCAGCTCCCAGCCGGCGTCAAAGCCGGCCTGGAAGGAGTTGGTCAGCACGCGGTCGGTGGTGAAACCGGGTACTTGCTGATTCTGCCGGGTGGCCTGGGCGTTCAGCGTCACCGTGGGCCACTGGTCAATCTTTGCCACATCAAATTGCGCGCGGGCGGCGTTGACGCGGGCCAGCGCGACGCGCAAATCGTTGTTGTTGGCCAGACCTTGATCGATCAGGCGGCTCAGCGCCGGGTCATCCAGCTGTGCCCACCAGTTGTGTTCGATTCTGGTCGTGCTGTAGTCGTCCAGTCTGGCATTGGTGATCTGGAAATCCGCCGGCTTGGGTGCGTGGTAGTCCGGGCCGACCGCGCAGGCCGCCAGCCCCAGGGCCAGCAGCGCGGCGGTCAGCGCTTTGAGTGGTAATTGCATCATGTTATTTAGCCTCCAGTTGGGCCGGCGGCAGCAACGGCGGTTGTTCAGTGGTGGCTTTTTGCTTCTTGCCAGACAGCACCAGGCGGCGCAACAGCACGTAGAACACGGGTGTCAGTAAGAGGCCAAAGAAGGTCACGCCCAGCATGCCGGAGAACACGGCGGTACCCATGGCGCGGCGCATTTCGGCACCGGCACCGGTACTGGTCACCAATGGCACCACGCCCATGATGAACGCCATCGACGTCATCAGGATCGGGCGCAGCCGCAGGCGGCAAGCCTCCAGCACGGCGTGGACCGGGTCCATGCCTTCCAGTTCTTCTTTCTCGCGCGCAAATTCCACAATCAGGATGGCGTTCTTGCACGCCAGCCCCACCAGCACAATCAAACCGATCTGCGTAAAGATGTTGTTGTCACCATGGGTCAGCCACAGCCCGGTAATGGCGCTCAAGAGGCCCATCGGCACAATCAAAATCACCGCCAGCGGCATGGTCCAGCTTTCATACAACGCAGCCAGAACCAGGAACACCAGCAGCACGCACAGCGGGAACACCAGTACAGCGGTATTGCCGGCCAGGATTTGCTGATACGTCAGTTCCGTCCATTCATACGTCATGCCATTGGGCAGTTCTTCCTTGGCCAGCTTTTCCATGGCGGCCTGGGCCTGGCCCGAGCTGAAGCCGGGTGCCGGGCCGCCGTTGATTTCGGCGGTGACGTAGCCGTTGTAGTGCTGCACGCGATCCGGGCCGCTGGTTTCCTTCACGGTCATGAACGCGCCCAGCGGCACCATGTCGCCATCGGCATTGCGGGTTTTCAGGCGCACGATGTCATCCGGGCGCAGACGGAACGACTGGTCAGCCTGGGCATTCACCTGGTAGGTGCGGCCAAAGCGGTTGAAGTCGTTCACATACAAAGAGCCCAGATAAATCTGCATGGTGTCAAAGGCATCGGTCAGCGCCACGCCGTGTGTCTTGGCCTTGTCGCGGTCGATATGGGCATCGATCTGCGGCACGTTGACCTGGTAGCCAGAGAACATCCCGGCCAGTTCCGGCGTCTTGCTGCCCTTGGCGATCAGGTTCTGCACCTGCTTGTACATCTCGTCAAAGCCATGGCCGCTGCGGTCTTCAATCTGCATGCGGAACCCGCCAATCGTCCCCAGCCCTTGTACCGGCGGGGGCGGGAAGATGGCCACGAACGCGTCTTGCAGACCGGCAAACTTGGCGTTGAGCTTGCCGGCAATGGCACCGGCAGACAGGTCCGCACTGCGGCGCTCTTCAAACGGCTTGAGCGTGACAAACAGAATCCCGGCCGACGGGCTGTTGGTAAACCCGTTGATCGACAAGCCCGGGAAAGCGACGGCGCTTTCCACGCCCGGTTCTTTCAGGGCGATGGCGCTCATGGCGCGGATCACGCTTTCGGTGCGATCCAGCGTGGCGGCGCCGGGCAACTGCGCAAACGACACCAGGTACTGTTTATCCTGCTGCGGCACAAAGCCCGTCGGCACGCTATGAAAGCCCAGCACGGTAAAGCCCAGCAAACCGGCATAGACGATCATGGCAATGGCCGAACGGCGCAACATGCCTTGCACGCTACCCACATAACGGTTGGACGAGCGCACAAAGAAGCGGTTGAACGGGCGGAAGAACCAGCCCAGCGCGGCGTCCATCCAGCGGGTGAAACGGTCTTTGGGTGCGTCATGACCCTTGAGCAACACGGCGGCCAGCGCTGGCGACAGGGTGAGCGAGTTGAACGCCGAGATCACCGTGCTGATGGCAATGGTCAGCGCAAACTGGCGGTAGAACTGCCCGGTGAGGCCAGAAATAAACGCCGTCGGGATAAACACCGCGCACAGCACCAGTGCCGTGGCGACAATCGGGCCGGTCACTTCGCCCATGGCGCGGCGCGTGGCATCGATGGGCGAGAGACCCAGTTCAATGTTCCGCTCGACGTTCTCCACCACCACAATGGCGTCATCCACCACGATCCCGATCGCCAGCACCAGGCCGAACAAGGAGAGCGCGTTCAGGCTGAAGCCAAACAGATGCATCAGCGCAAATGTACCCACCAGCGAGACCGGCACCGCCACCAGCGGAATGATCGACGCCCGCCAGGTTTGCAGGAACAGGATCACCACCAGCACCACCAGCAAGATGGCTTCAAACAGCGTGTGCACCACGGCCTCGATCGAGCCCTTCACGAACACGGTCGGGTCGTAGACGATGGAGTAATCCACACCTTCCGGGAAATCTTTCTTCAGCGTGGCCATGGTGGCGCGCACCTGGCGAGAGATCTCCAGCGCGTTGGAACCCGGACGCTGGAAGATCGGAATCGCCACCGCCGGTTTGTTGTCCAGCAAGGAGCGCAGCGCGTATTTGTCGGCACCCAGCTCTACGCGGGCCACGTCTTTCAGGCGCACGATCTCGCCATCTGCACCGCTGCGGATGATGATGTTGCCGAACTCTTCCTCGGTAATCAGCCGGCCTTGCGTGTTGACGTTGAGCTGGTAATTGGCCGTAGAAGACGACGGCGGCGTGCCCAGCGTACCGGCCGCAACCTGGATGTTCTGCTCACGCACCGCCTTGACCACATCCCCCGCGGTCAGATTGCGGCTGGCGATTTTCTCCGGGTCCAGCCACAGGCGCATGGAGTAATTACCCGCGCCAAACAGCTGCACATCACCCACGCCATCAATCCGCGCCAGCGCATCCTTCACCTGCAAATTGGCAAAGTTGGACAGATACAGCATGTCGTAGCGGTTATTGGGCGAGGTGAGGTGAACCACCATCGTCAGATCTGGCGAGCTTTTTTCCGTGGTCACGCCCAGCCGCTGGACATCTTGCGGCAACTGCGGCGTAGCCTGGGCAACGCGGTTCTGCACCTGCACCTGAGCTTTATCGACATCCGTGCCCAGCGCAAAGGTCACCGTCAGCGTCATTGCGCCATCGGACGTGGCTTGTGAGGACTGATACAACATCCCCTCGACGCCGTTGATTTTCTGTTCCAGCGGGCTGGCCACCGTCTCCGCAATCGTCTGCGGATTGGCCCCCGGATAATTCGCGCGCACCACCACCGTGGGCGGCACCACCTCCGGGTACTCACTGATCGGCAGCACCTTCAGCGCCAACAGGCCGGCGATGAAAATAATCATCGACAACACCGCGGCGAAGATGGGCCGTTGTATGAAATATTGAGAGAAGTTCATGTCTCTGTCCCAGTGTTTTGGTCCTGCCAGGGCTGACTGCCCCGGCGTTGTGTATGTGCAAACTGCTGTGGTGGCCCACTGCGGCAACCGGCCGGGCCGGCGCTGCAATGACGACCAGGTGGACCGGGTCAAGTGTTCTGGCTGGCGGTACCAGCAGGGTGGATTCGCGCAGCAATCCACCAGTGCATTGGTCGATTGCCGCTTTGCTACTGATCCACCCTGCGTTGCCATCTCGGTAGCCCGGTGTTGCATCGCTGCTGGATTCCTGCCTTCGCAGGAATGACGAAGTGGCAGGCCAGGCGCGCGGGTGTTGTTGAGGTGGCTATTGGGGTTGCTGTTGTTGGCGTTGGCTAGCCGTTGCTGTTGCTGTTGTCGTTGGGGTTGGTTTTGACCTCCCTCCCCCGTTAAAGCCCAGCGCCGAGGAAGAGAGGGAGACCCCAGGCTCCCGACCGACCGAGGGAAGCCCGGAGGGCCGCCCGGCTGGGGTCGCCTTTCTTTGCCTACTTTCTTTGGCGAAGCAAAGAAAGTAGGGTGGTCCGGGCACCCCCGGTATCAAACCCAACCGCGCCAAAGGCGCTCAGCCTTTCAAGCCGTTGCCGTTGTTTTTAAAACAGCAGCAACCGACTCTTACCCAAACAACAACCCAACCCACATCCCCGCAAACACTCCGTCCGGATGACGATTACCCTTTCGCCGGAAACTGCCGGTCCAGATCAGACGGTGTATCCATCGGCACCTTCGCCGGTGTCACCGCCATCCCTGGACGCACCTTCTGCAGACCATTCACCACAATCACATCACCCGCCTTCAGCCCGCTTTTCACCAGCCGCAGGTTGTCGACATCGCTGCCCAGTTCCACCGTGCGGTAAACCAGCTTGTTGTCGCTGCCCACCACCAGCACAAACTTCTTGCCCAGGTCAGAACTGACGGCGCGGTCATTGATCAGGATGCCGTCACGCTGGCCTTCGCCAATCAGCTTGAGCCGCACAAACAGACCCGGCGTGAACTCGCCATTCTGGTTGTCGAACACTGCGCGGGCGCGGATGGTGCCGGTGCGCGGGTTGACCTGGTTATCCAGGAAATCCACCGATCCTTGATGCGGATAACCGGATTCATCGGCCAGCCCCAGAAAGATCGGGTACTTGTCATCGGCCGCGTTCACCTTGTGCTGACGCGCTTGCTGCTGGTACTTCAGGAAGGTTTGCTCGTCGGCATCAAAGTAGGCGTACACCTTGTCGGTGGAGACCACGGTGGTCAGCAAACTGGCGCCTGCCGCGCTGCTGCTCACCAGGTTGCCGGCGGTGATCAGCGCATTGCTGACGCGGCCGCTGATCGGCGCGATGACGTGGGTGTATTCCAGGTTCAGCCTGGCCGATGCCAGCTCGGCTGATGTGGCATCGCCCTGTGCTTGTGCCGCCAGCAGTGCTGTGTTGCGGGCGTCAAAGTCTTCCTGGCTGATGGCGTCTTGCGACTTCAGACGCTGCGCCCGTTCGGCATCGCTATGGGCCTGGGCCAGGTGCGCTTTGGCGGCCTGGTTTTCTGCGGTCAGGCGGTCTACCTCAGCCTGGAAAGGGCGCGGGTCAATCTGGAACAACAGATCACCCTTCTTGACCAGCGCGCCTTCGCGGAAGTTGACGGTCTGCACATAACCGCTCACCCGGGGGCGGATTTCCACCGTTTGCGGCGCTTCCAGCCGGCCGGTGAATTCATCCCAGTCATTGAGCGATTTGTGCACCACCGCCGCCACGCTCACCGTCGGGGGCGGCGGCGCGGCGGCTTGTTCACTGGCGCGGCTGTCCTGGCAGGCCGACAGCACCGCTGCGGCAACAGGGGCGAGCACCAGCAAGGCGGCAACTGTTGAAATGCGTTTGTTGCGTTGCATGACGTTTCTCCGAAAAAAAGTTGGCTGTTATCCACGGCTGTTTCGCCGTTTGATCGGGGTACTACGAATCGTTGAAAAGAGAGGCGGGGCGGGCGCTAGAGGGCCACAACCAGCTTGCCGACATGCCGGCCACGGCGCAGGGCGTCGTAGGCGGCGGGGGTTTCATCAAATCCAAACAGATCACTGATCACCGGCTTGATCCGGTTGACCGACAAGGCCGCCAGCAGCGCCTGGAACATGCTGCGGCTACCCACGTTGACGCCTTGCAGACGCACCTGGCGCTCCAGCACTTGGCGCGGGTCCAGTACCGCGCCCTGGCTGGCCAGATCACCAACCACACTGACCTTGCCACCGACCCGGGTCGCTGCAACAGAGCGCGGCAGGGTATCGCCGCATACATCAACCATCTGATCCACACCCCGGCCCTCCGTCCATGCGATCAGGCCGTCTTGCCATTGCGGCATGCGATGATGGTTGATGGTGTAGCTCGCACCCATATGCACGGCGCGGCAGAGCTTGTCGTCATCGCCACTGATCACCGCCAC
The genomic region above belongs to Silvimonas iriomotensis and contains:
- a CDS encoding DUF4034 domain-containing protein, which encodes MLSAFFRFNYAVLGLFILLSTSTACAITASAAPSGKYSSLLSLVQKHKFAELDKQLNQLQTAYEAGKIGDVDLAEAFYTVSGTQSIPDAFYDEWVIRYPGSYAARVVRGEHFKRQGLLARGAKSARATPKESMDKMQAYFDQAVPDFQASLQMAHKPVISYLDLLDLSSRVATSEENRALFDEGLKAAPDSFVLRRKYMRVLETRWGGSLDDMTRFLGECKGTGLTPSQMNILQAMVYQESGWLAVQGKQPQAALPLLSKAADLFAGQERLLEPGAAAEVLGQIAYINLQDKRNEEALLWFNRAIGQIGDCFYCSYLYANRGLIHERLQQFDEALLDYMTAADLGNTYALNRLGHIYTYGEHVPQDKAKGTDYYSRAVAIEMASAPAKAQPPGKQ
- a CDS encoding efflux transporter outer membrane subunit, translated to MMQLPLKALTAALLALGLAACAVGPDYHAPKPADFQITNARLDDYSTTRIEHNWWAQLDDPALSRLIDQGLANNNDLRVALARVNAARAQFDVAKIDQWPTVTLNAQATRQNQQVPGFTTDRVLTNSFQAGFDAGWELDLWGRVANLAKGAGARADAAGYDLESARISVVAEIGRNYYLMRGAQQRYAVALRNLKNLESTLDITQARVTNGQGTELDVARAKANLANVQATLPPLETLVKVTQYRLDVLTGVMPGTQEAQLQPANLAPISRPIPIGDATELVKRRPDIASAERDLAAANADVGAAMAERFPRISVGGFLGFIASRGGELGQASSQAWSITPSVDWPAFRMGAVNARIRANEANVDASLARYNQTVLQAVEETEGALVTYNRTQQRLSRLVESAQQSKRAADIARVRYKEGATDFLTLLDAERTQLAAEDAMALAESDSYVELVAVYKALGGGWQAPAVATASK
- a CDS encoding efflux RND transporter permease subunit, with the protein product MNFSQYFIQRPIFAAVLSMIIFIAGLLALKVLPISEYPEVVPPTVVVRANYPGANPQTIAETVASPLEQKINGVEGMLYQSSQATSDGAMTLTVTFALGTDVDKAQVQVQNRVAQATPQLPQDVQRLGVTTEKSSPDLTMVVHLTSPNNRYDMLYLSNFANLQVKDALARIDGVGDVQLFGAGNYSMRLWLDPEKIASRNLTAGDVVKAVREQNIQVAAGTLGTPPSSSTANYQLNVNTQGRLITEEEFGNIIIRSGADGEIVRLKDVARVELGADKYALRSLLDNKPAVAIPIFQRPGSNALEISRQVRATMATLKKDFPEGVDYSIVYDPTVFVKGSIEAVVHTLFEAILLVVLVVILFLQTWRASIIPLVAVPVSLVGTFALMHLFGFSLNALSLFGLVLAIGIVVDDAIVVVENVERNIELGLSPIDATRRAMGEVTGPIVATALVLCAVFIPTAFISGLTGQFYRQFALTIAISTVISAFNSLTLSPALAAVLLKGHDAPKDRFTRWMDAALGWFFRPFNRFFVRSSNRYVGSVQGMLRRSAIAMIVYAGLLGFTVLGFHSVPTGFVPQQDKQYLVSFAQLPGAATLDRTESVIRAMSAIALKEPGVESAVAFPGLSINGFTNSPSAGILFVTLKPFEERRSADLSAGAIAGKLNAKFAGLQDAFVAIFPPPPVQGLGTIGGFRMQIEDRSGHGFDEMYKQVQNLIAKGSKTPELAGMFSGYQVNVPQIDAHIDRDKAKTHGVALTDAFDTMQIYLGSLYVNDFNRFGRTYQVNAQADQSFRLRPDDIVRLKTRNADGDMVPLGAFMTVKETSGPDRVQHYNGYVTAEINGGPAPGFSSGQAQAAMEKLAKEELPNGMTYEWTELTYQQILAGNTAVLVFPLCVLLVFLVLAALYESWTMPLAVILIVPMGLLSAITGLWLTHGDNNIFTQIGLIVLVGLACKNAILIVEFAREKEELEGMDPVHAVLEACRLRLRPILMTSMAFIMGVVPLVTSTGAGAEMRRAMGTAVFSGMLGVTFFGLLLTPVFYVLLRRLVLSGKKQKATTEQPPLLPPAQLEAK
- a CDS encoding efflux RND transporter periplasmic adaptor subunit, translated to MQRNKRISTVAALLVLAPVAAAVLSACQDSRASEQAAAPPPPTVSVAAVVHKSLNDWDEFTGRLEAPQTVEIRPRVSGYVQTVNFREGALVKKGDLLFQIDPRPFQAEVDRLTAENQAAKAHLAQAHSDAERAQRLKSQDAISQEDFDARNTALLAAQAQGDATSAELASARLNLEYTHVIAPISGRVSNALITAGNLVSSSAAGASLLTTVVSTDKVYAYFDADEQTFLKYQQQARQHKVNAADDKYPIFLGLADESGYPHQGSVDFLDNQVNPRTGTIRARAVFDNQNGEFTPGLFVRLKLIGEGQRDGILINDRAVSSDLGKKFVLVVGSDNKLVYRTVELGSDVDNLRLVKSGLKAGDVIVVNGLQKVRPGMAVTPAKVPMDTPSDLDRQFPAKG